ACCCGATCCCCCCGAACCTGGACGCCGGCCAGGCCGTCGCCATGATCGGCACCGGCCGCACCACCATGGGCATCCTGCTCTTCGCCGACCTCACCGCCGACGACATCGCCCTGGTCCCCGCGGCCGCCGGCGGCATCGGCTCCCTGCTCGTCCAGCACGCCAGGAACACCGGCGCGACGGTCATCGGCCTGGCCGGCGGGCCCGCCAAGGTGGCCCGGGTACGTGAGCTGGGCGCCGACCTCGCCGTCGACTACACCGACGACGGCTGGCCGACCCTGGTCCGCGCGTTCCTCGACGGCCGAGGCGCCCCCGGCGCCACCCTCGTCTTCGACTCCGTGGGCGGCGCCCCCGGACGCGCCGCCGTCGACCTCCTCGCCCACGGGGGCCGCCATCTGGTCTTCGGCTGGTCCTCCGGCGGCCTCCTCGACGGCGGCCCGCTGGAGTTCCCGGACGGCGAACTGGCGGCGCGCGGCATCACGTCCGAGCAGGTCCTCGGGCCGCCCCTGCTCGCCAGAGCCGGCGGCGACGACCCGATGCGCACCCTGGAGACCGCCGCCCTCGCGGAAGCGGCGGCCGGCCGGCTCGTACCGGCGGTCCAGCCGTTCCCCCTGGCCGGGGCCGCGGCCGCCCACCGGGCCCTGGAAGGCCGCGCCACCATGGGAAAGGTCGTGTTGGTGCCCTGACAAGGCAGCCGCGGTGCCTTCCCCGGCCCATCGCCCCGTCCCCCTGCCGCGGCCCCACCTCGTCCCCTACCGCACCACGGCCATCTCCCGCCCCGTGTCGTTCAACCGCCGCCCGCCCGTCTCCGTACACGTCACGATGTCCTCGATGCGCACCCCGAACCGCCCCGGCAGATAGATCCCCGGTTCGATCGAGAAGCACATCCCGGGCACCAGCGGCAGGTGCTCGCCCTCCACCATGTACGGCGGCTCGTGCGTGGTCACCCCGATGCCGTGCCCGGTGCGGTGGATGAAGTACTCGCCGTACCCCGCCGCCTTGATGACCCGCCGGGCCACCCGGTCCACCTCCTGGCACGCGACGCCCGGCCGGACCGCCTCGAACGCCGCCTGCTGCGCCTCCCGCACGATGTCGTGCACCTTCCGCTCCTCGGCGCTCGCCTCCCCGACGTGCACGGTCCGCGTGGTGTCCGACCCGTAGCCGTCCTTCAGCCCGCCGAAGTCCAGCACGACCATGTCGCCGTCCTCGATGACCCGCTCGCCCGCCTCGTGGTGCGGATTGGCGCCGTTGGGGCCGGATCCGACGATGGTGAAGTCCACCTGGCTGTGGCCGTGCTCGACCAGCAGCCGCGCGAGGTCCGCCGCCACATCGGACTCCCGGCGTCCGCCGAAGCGCACCCCCAGGATCTCCTCGTACGTCGCGTCCGCCGCGGCCCCGGCGGCGGCCAGCATCGCCACCTCATGGGCGTCCTTGACGGCACGCAGCATCGGCAGCACCTCCGTCAGCCCCGCGTACGCACTGCCCGGCAGTGTCCGCTGCAGCCCCAGCAGGTGCAGCGCCCACGTCGCGTCGGAAACCCCGTAACGGCCCTTCGGATCCATCCACTTGGCGAGCTGCTCGTACGGGTCCGAGCCGTCGCTCCACCCGGTCACCTCCAGCGCCCCGGCTCCCGGGGAGCGCTCCGCGTCCGGCTGCTCCAGTACGGGCACCAGCAGCCGCGCGCGCCGCCCCGGCTCGATCACCAGGGCGGTCAGCCGCTCGGTGACCGCCGTCGGCCGGTACCCGCACAGCCACGGCAGATCCGGCCCGGGCGTCACCACCAGCCCCGCCAGCCCGGCGTCCGCCGCGGCCCGCCCCGCCCGCACCATCCGCTGCTCGTAATCCTCACGCGTCATCGAAGTCGTCATGCGGGCGAACTTACGCCGCCGGGTCTCCGACGTCCCGTCAAACTCCGGCACCAGCCGCCGCCTTCACCCGGGAGCCCCCCACCACGCCCGGGCACCACCGGCGCGGCCCGGCCGGCGGCCGGTGGCCGGCCGACACCGAAAATGCCGTGCGAGGAAAATGCCGTGCGATCAGTGCGCCACGGGCGGCACCCTGGCCGCATGAGTCGCTGGAAGCCTTACGACAACTGGAGCGCCGAGCTCACCGGCCTCACCGTCGAGCAACTCCGTGAGCGCCGGGATTTCGCCGGCCGGCGCGCTCAGCAGGCCGCGGCGCGCGGCACGGGGCGCAACCCCAAGGCCGCCCGTGACTGGCGCACGAAGCTGCGGGCCGTCGAGGACGAACTCCGCCGCCGGGGCGCCGAGGAAAGCTAGCCGCCCCCGGCCCGGGGCTTCGTTCCTCCCGGGGCCGGGATCGCTCACCTCACCCGTTCGTAAACACTCACCCGCCGCCCCCGCTCGACACTCGTCGAGCGGCGCACGAAGTGCTCGTCGAGGGCGCGCAGCTTGGCGCGATCGCGCGCCGAGTCGGCGCGCAGCGGCCCGGCGTCGGTGACGAGCACGATGCCCCGGGCGTCCGCCACGGCCTGCTCCACCGCGCGCGGAGCGGCCTCGATGCCCTTCAACGTCCCTGACTCCACCGGCCCCTGGGCCAGGGCCAGGTCCCGCAGCCCGGCGAACGCGTGCGGCGAGACGAGGGCGGTGTCACGGCGCGCGGCGGGAATGTAGAGCACCCCGTCGGCACCGTGCCGCGCGCGGTCGACGAGGGCCGCCGCGGCCAGTACGTCGTCGACGCGGCTCTCCGCCGTACGCAGCCGGAGTTCGATCGGGAGCAGCGCCAGAACGGCCAGCGCGGCGGCGGCCGGGAGCAGTACGCGGGGGTGGGCCCTGACGCGCCCGATGAGCGTGGCCAGGAGTACGCCGACGAGAAGCGCGAATCCGACGTACGCGAACAGCACGTAGCGGGTGAGGTAGAGAGGCTTGACGAGGGAGGCCACGGCCAGACCGATCTGCGGCACCGCACACAGCGGGAGCGCGACGGCGGCGAGGCTGACGCGGGCGTGCGGCACACCCTCCCGCACACCCTCCCGCAGGCGCTCCGGCAGGGCCTCCGGCAGGCGCGCGCCCGCCATCCGCGCGCAGAGAGCGGCGATCGTCACCGTGATCACGACACCGAGCACCGTCGACCAGCCGAGCGGCTTGATCCAGGCGACCTGGTCGGCCTGTTCCCCGCTGGTCAGTATCAGCGGCAGCGCCCCGGTCACCGCCCCGGTGGCAGCGAGTGCCCACCCGGTGCACCGGGCACGGTCCGGGCGCAGCCACGCCATCGTGACGCCGTGCGCGACGAGCGCGAGCAGCGAGAACCAATTGAGCAGCGCGGCGACCAGTACGGCCCCCGCGTACCCCGCCCACCGCAGGGCGGTCGGCCGCCGGAGGGCAGCCAGCAGAAGCCGGGTCGCCAGCGCCACGAAGGCGAGTACGAGCGCGTACGACCTGCCTTCCTGGGCGTATTCCTGGACCGCGGGCACGACCGCGAGGGCCAGCCCTGCCCCGACGCCGGCCCGGCGTCCCGAGAGCCGGGCGCCGGTCAGGGTCGTCAGTGCGCACGCGGCGGCGGTGGCGAGCACCGAGGGCAGCCGCAGGGTGACCAGACTGTCGCCGAAGAGGGCGAAGACCTCGTGCATCACCGCGTAGTACACGCCATGGACGACGTCGACCTGGCTGACCATGTGCGCTGTCCCGGCCAGCGGACGGTGCGCGACCTGCCAGGTCGCGGCCTCGTCCCGCCACATGCTGTGCTCGCGCGTGAGGCCCCACAGCCCGAGCGCGAGGGCGAGCAGCACCGGCCCGGCGCACAGCGGCACGCGACCGTATGGCGCCGCATTCCGACGGACCGTCCGTGCCTGGCGCGGCAGGACCACCCGGCCGCCCGCCTCGACGCCCTCCGGGCGCTGCCGGACCCGAGGCGGGGAGATGTCGTTCACCACGGCAGCAACGCCGGTCGCTCGCCCGCCCGCCGGCCCGCTGCCCGCGCCCCACGAGGAACGCCGGCAACCCCCCGCAGCGCGCCACCCCGCCCCACTCGGCCCTCGTCCCCCATTGCGCTCCCCCTTCGCTCCCCCATCGCGCACGACGCAGGCGGGTGGGAGGCAGCCGACGTGCCACCTCCCACCCGGCTCCCCGGAGTGGCCCCGGCCACGGGCTCCCACCCGCTGCAAACGTCTTCGCCGTCAGGGACCCCGTTGCGGGTCCGCAGGTTGAGAACCGGCCACCGCCGTCGCCACCGGCGATGACCGGCCGAGACGTTACGGTGTCCCTCCAACTACGGCGGGCGCCGGGGAACTTGGCCGGGCCGTCGGCGGCGGCAGGAGGCACCACTTGACCGGCTCACCTTCCACGTGCGGCGCAGTGTTCTTGGCTTGCCATGACGCTGCGGCCTCAGGCGTCCTCATTCGCCGCTCGGACAAGAACGACAAGGAATTCCACTTCCAGAACTGGGTGGCCGACCGGATCGAGGAAGCAGGCTTCAGGGTCCACCCGCCCAAGCGGAACTCGTACCCGGATTTCGCACTTGTAGATCATTTCGAGGGGTACGAGGTGAAGGGGCTGAAACGCCCCGGCAGGCACCTCGACTTCGACTGCAACAGCCAGATCGCCAACGGAAGTCATCAAGGCCGATCCATCTACTACGTTTTCGGCCGCTACCCGGCCCGGACGAGCTCCAATGAGTACGCGGTCGAAGACCTGGTCATCTGCCACGGGGATTTCCTCAACGCGGACCGCACCTACGAGCATCTGAACAAGAGCTTCGCCGGCTTCGGCTCCTTCGGCGACATCAAAGTGCGTGACCGCAAGATGTATATCGCACCCACTCCGTACTCCCTCACCGAGGGCACCGAAGGCGAATTCACTCTTATTGCGCCCGTGGGATCGGCCTGTGCGGCGAATCCAGAACTCACCCTGGTGGGAGAACTGGAACGGATGGAATCTGATAGAGTAGTCACCGATTACAGCTTCAACCTGCGCACCAATACCTTGAATACCGAGGAGTCGGTCAATCCGACCGCGGGCAGCGAGCACCGATTCCTGGCCTTCCGAGCCAAGGGCGGAAGTGATCGCGAAGTGCGCATGAAGCAACCCAGGCGGTTCCCTGCACAGCGGACATGGAGTGACGTTGACGACCATCAGGAGTCATGAAAGGACTACTGTTCAGCGTCCGACTTCCTCCGGCAACGGCAAGGTACCCGAGGTCTCCGCGCTCGAGGCTGATTTCCCGGCTGCGACCTTCAGCAGCATCGCCGAGAACGAGTCCTGGAGAAAGGAAGTACACCGACCGGCCACCAGCACTCACAAATGGTGGGCGAAGCGCCTCGGCAGCGTGTTCCGAGGAATGCTGGTAAGCGCAGTCGCGGAAAATTCAACTGATGCGGTCGAGCTCTACGGCACACCCACGCGCCTGGCGGGCATGACGGTTTTCGACCCCTTCGCCGGCTCGGGCACCACCATGGTCGAAGCTGTCAAGCTGGGGGCCAGGGCGGTGAGCGCGGACATCAATCCCGTCGCTTCGCTGGTGCAGCGGCAGGCCGTTCAGCGCTGGAGCCTCTCCGAATTGACGCGGGCCTACAAGCTCGTCGAGAAAGAGTGCCGCGAAGAGATCGACCGGGTGCACCGCGCCGGCTCCGGCGAGACGGTGCTGTATTACTTCTGGGTCGCTGTGGCCGACTGCCCGGAATGCTCGGCCAGCACCCGCCTCTTTTCATCGCACGTATTCTCCCAGCACGCATACCCGAAACGCGTCCCCGAGGCGCAAATCGTGTGCCCGGTCTGCCTGGACGTCCTGCCGGGCACTTATGACTTCACCAGCGCGACCTGCAGTAACGGGCACAGCTTCGGCCGTGAGGGTGCGGTGTCGCGCAGCAACATGAAGTGCCCCAATGGGCACGTGTCAAAGGTGCTTGACGCGCTGGCCGGCTCCACGCCGCGCCACGAGATGTACGCCAAGCTCGTACTCGGGAACGACAAGAAAAAGCGATACGAATCCATTGATGATTTTGATCGCGAGCAGTACGCGGACTGCGTGCACAAGCTCGAACAGAGCGAAGACCGGCTGGTCCTCCCCCTGGGCAGTCTCGACCCCGGAGTGAACACGAACCAAGCCATCCGCTGGGGCTTCCGGGATTGGCGACAGTTCTTCAATGCCCGGCAGCTGTACTCCCTCGGTCTCCTGGGCGCCGCCATTCGCGACCTTGACGTGGGCGCCCCGGAAAAGGAGGCACTGTCCGTCCTCTTCTCCGGAACCCTGGAGTTCAACAACCTGTTCTGCTCCTTCAAGGGGGAAGGGACGGGGGCCGTGCGTCATATGTTCAGTCACCACATCCTGAAACCGGAGCGCACGCCACTTGAGGCGCACCCGTGGGGCACCCCTGCCTCCTCCGGCGCCTTCTCGACCTTGTTCAGCAGCAGAATTCTTCGAGCGCATGCGTACAAGAACGAACCCGTCGATCAAATCGTGGGCTCCGACGGGAAGATTCAGCGAACCTCATCCCTCTCCCTGCCGACCGAGAGCCGAGTACTGGAAGCTTGGCCGCAACGAGGAATAGGAGCGGGCGAGGTCTACGTACGCAGCGGAGATTCATCCCGGACCGATCTTCCGGATGCCTCCGTGGATCTGGTGATGACTGACCCGCCGTACATGGACAACGTCCATTACTCCGAGCTGGCGGACTTCTTCCACGCCTGGTTGCGGAGCATGAAGATTCTCGCCACGTATCCGAGTGACCTGGCGACGACCAGAGCGGAGGGAGAGGTGCAGAGCGCCTCGCCCGCAGAGTTCGAAAAAGCCATCACAGCGGTCTGGTCGGAATGCACTCGTATTTTGAAACCAGGCGGCCTGCTCGCTTTCACCTTCCATCAAGCCCGCATCACCGGCTGGGTCAGCCTGGTTCGGGCCCTCGCCGCAGCAGGTCTTGTCGTGACCGCTGTGCAGCCGGTGAAGGGAGAAATGAGTACCAGCGTCACCAAGGGTGGCAGAGAACCGTCAAACCTGGATTCCATCGTTGTCTGCAGAAAGCGCAGCGATGTCGACCAGCGCACCTCGCGGATGCCGGATGACGTCGCGGAAGACGGAATCCGACTGCTCGAACACCTGCGGGACGAAGGCATGCTGGTAGGCGCCGGCGACGTGCGATCGGTTATCCGCGGTCGCGTCCTGGCCGCCTTCACCCACACTCCGGAAGCCGACCTGGATCAACTCGCCCGAGAAGCCGACGACTTGGCTGACCGCATGGTGAAACGCTTCACGGCCTCCACACCCTCCTGAGCCCAGCCCACGAGCCCCGCAAGGCCGGCTCCACCCCGGCCTGCCCTCCGCCCCCTACATGCGCGGCGTGCGAAGACGAGGACGCCGCGTACCGAGGAAGACCCTCGGGCCCCACCGGATCAGCCCACCCCCGGACGCCCGCACACACGTGACCCACGACACACAACGGGGAGCGACCAGCCCCACGGACCGACCGCTGAACCGGCGGCCCGCTCACAAGTGATCGCTGACGGCGCCGACCTCACCCGTAGACGTCAGAAGCCCCGAACCACCAACCGGCCCGGGGCTTCTTCCCTGTTCAAGCTCAGAGCCCCCTGTCGGATTCGAACC
The sequence above is a segment of the Streptomyces lydicus genome. Coding sequences within it:
- a CDS encoding zinc-binding dehydrogenase, whose amino-acid sequence is MHAIRLHAFGPAENLRHETVEDPVPGPGEVRVAVAAAGVHLLDTALRAGKQGGPLPLPELPTVPGREVAGTVDALGAGTDPAWLGRRVVAHLGAAPGGYAELAVVAAARLHPIPPNLDAGQAVAMIGTGRTTMGILLFADLTADDIALVPAAAGGIGSLLVQHARNTGATVIGLAGGPAKVARVRELGADLAVDYTDDGWPTLVRAFLDGRGAPGATLVFDSVGGAPGRAAVDLLAHGGRHLVFGWSSGGLLDGGPLEFPDGELAARGITSEQVLGPPLLARAGGDDPMRTLETAALAEAAAGRLVPAVQPFPLAGAAAAHRALEGRATMGKVVLVP
- a CDS encoding aminopeptidase P family protein — encoded protein: MTREDYEQRMVRAGRAAADAGLAGLVVTPGPDLPWLCGYRPTAVTERLTALVIEPGRRARLLVPVLEQPDAERSPGAGALEVTGWSDGSDPYEQLAKWMDPKGRYGVSDATWALHLLGLQRTLPGSAYAGLTEVLPMLRAVKDAHEVAMLAAAGAAADATYEEILGVRFGGRRESDVAADLARLLVEHGHSQVDFTIVGSGPNGANPHHEAGERVIEDGDMVVLDFGGLKDGYGSDTTRTVHVGEASAEERKVHDIVREAQQAAFEAVRPGVACQEVDRVARRVIKAAGYGEYFIHRTGHGIGVTTHEPPYMVEGEHLPLVPGMCFSIEPGIYLPGRFGVRIEDIVTCTETGGRRLNDTGREMAVVR
- a CDS encoding glycosyltransferase family 39 protein; the protein is MNDISPPRVRQRPEGVEAGGRVVLPRQARTVRRNAAPYGRVPLCAGPVLLALALGLWGLTREHSMWRDEAATWQVAHRPLAGTAHMVSQVDVVHGVYYAVMHEVFALFGDSLVTLRLPSVLATAAACALTTLTGARLSGRRAGVGAGLALAVVPAVQEYAQEGRSYALVLAFVALATRLLLAALRRPTALRWAGYAGAVLVAALLNWFSLLALVAHGVTMAWLRPDRARCTGWALAATGAVTGALPLILTSGEQADQVAWIKPLGWSTVLGVVITVTIAALCARMAGARLPEALPERLREGVREGVPHARVSLAAVALPLCAVPQIGLAVASLVKPLYLTRYVLFAYVGFALLVGVLLATLIGRVRAHPRVLLPAAAALAVLALLPIELRLRTAESRVDDVLAAAALVDRARHGADGVLYIPAARRDTALVSPHAFAGLRDLALAQGPVESGTLKGIEAAPRAVEQAVADARGIVLVTDAGPLRADSARDRAKLRALDEHFVRRSTSVERGRRVSVYERVR
- a CDS encoding DNA methyltransferase → MTTIRSHERTTVQRPTSSGNGKVPEVSALEADFPAATFSSIAENESWRKEVHRPATSTHKWWAKRLGSVFRGMLVSAVAENSTDAVELYGTPTRLAGMTVFDPFAGSGTTMVEAVKLGARAVSADINPVASLVQRQAVQRWSLSELTRAYKLVEKECREEIDRVHRAGSGETVLYYFWVAVADCPECSASTRLFSSHVFSQHAYPKRVPEAQIVCPVCLDVLPGTYDFTSATCSNGHSFGREGAVSRSNMKCPNGHVSKVLDALAGSTPRHEMYAKLVLGNDKKKRYESIDDFDREQYADCVHKLEQSEDRLVLPLGSLDPGVNTNQAIRWGFRDWRQFFNARQLYSLGLLGAAIRDLDVGAPEKEALSVLFSGTLEFNNLFCSFKGEGTGAVRHMFSHHILKPERTPLEAHPWGTPASSGAFSTLFSSRILRAHAYKNEPVDQIVGSDGKIQRTSSLSLPTESRVLEAWPQRGIGAGEVYVRSGDSSRTDLPDASVDLVMTDPPYMDNVHYSELADFFHAWLRSMKILATYPSDLATTRAEGEVQSASPAEFEKAITAVWSECTRILKPGGLLAFTFHQARITGWVSLVRALAAAGLVVTAVQPVKGEMSTSVTKGGREPSNLDSIVVCRKRSDVDQRTSRMPDDVAEDGIRLLEHLRDEGMLVGAGDVRSVIRGRVLAAFTHTPEADLDQLAREADDLADRMVKRFTASTPS